The proteins below are encoded in one region of Fusobacterium simiae:
- a CDS encoding FadR/GntR family transcriptional regulator, whose translation MNEKKETGKLLTRAVEKKIIKIIKENYMQPGDKLKNEYELAKLLNVSRGTIREAIKSLVSRNILEVRQGAGTFVSNKNGVPEDPLGLTFISDIKEDKKVALDLLDIRLMLEPEIAALAAVKGTPKQIKTMLEQCKIVEELIEKGEDYREADILFHKRIAQCSGNRVIENLIPIINSSVSLTINLTEDVFRQNTYKEHRAVAEAIASGDSLGAKCAMIVHLNTNRRGIEKNFSGK comes from the coding sequence ATGAATGAAAAAAAAGAAACAGGAAAACTGTTAACAAGAGCAGTAGAAAAAAAGATTATAAAAATAATCAAAGAGAATTATATGCAACCCGGGGATAAATTAAAAAATGAATATGAGCTAGCTAAATTATTAAATGTCAGTCGTGGAACAATAAGAGAAGCTATAAAAAGTTTAGTTTCCAGAAATATTCTTGAAGTTCGTCAAGGAGCAGGAACTTTTGTCTCAAATAAAAATGGAGTTCCAGAAGATCCATTAGGATTAACTTTCATATCAGATATTAAAGAAGATAAAAAGGTAGCTTTGGACTTACTAGATATTCGCCTTATGCTTGAACCAGAAATTGCAGCTTTAGCTGCTGTTAAAGGAACACCTAAACAAATTAAAACTATGTTAGAACAATGTAAAATAGTTGAAGAACTTATAGAAAAAGGAGAGGATTATAGAGAAGCAGATATATTATTTCATAAAAGGATTGCTCAATGTAGTGGAAATAGAGTGATAGAAAATTTGATTCCTATTATAAACTCTTCAGTTTCATTAACTATAAATTTAACAGAAGATGTATTTAGACAAAATACATATAAAGAACATAGAGCAGTAGCCGAAGCTATTGCTTCAGGTGATAGCTTAGGTGCTAAATGTGCAATGATTGTTCATTTAAATACTAATAGAAGAGGAATAGAAAAAAATTTTTCAGGAAAGTAA
- the ilvD gene encoding dihydroxy-acid dehydratase, translated as MLKSQKLREVAPEVDPLRIGMGWTLEELKKPQIMIESTYGDSHPGSAHLNILIKEAERAVKSFGGKAAKYFVTDICDGQAQGHDGMNYSLASREFITDMIEIQAMATPFDAGIFIASCDKGLPGNLIALARLNIPSIVVTGGIMAAGPNMLTLEQLGAYSAKFERGEISKKEFSFAKENACPSCGACSFMGTASTMQIISEALGLSLPGTALLPVTSLDLLKNSYEAGKRAVELIKEKLLPADILTEEAFENAIMVHAAIAGSSNALLHIPAIAHEIGIKLSAEKFDEIHRKVPYILNIRPSGFYPGEYFYYAGGVPRIMEEIKEFLHLDVITVTGKTLRENLKKLKENGYYEKCYLELEKHNIKKDDIIKTINNPIQKQGSIAILKGNLAPEGAVIKHSAVPKEMQDTVLKAKPFNSEEEAINAILKGNINPGDAVIIRYEGPKGSGMPEMFYTTEAIASDPRISASIALITDGRFSGATRGPAIGHVSPEAYEGGPIAFIEEGDLIKINVKDRELSIIGIKGKEISLEEIKKTLMERKINWKKPKPKFKKGPLAIYTRFAVSPMKGGYIDVTDIK; from the coding sequence ATGTTAAAAAGTCAAAAGTTAAGAGAAGTTGCTCCAGAGGTTGATCCATTAAGAATTGGGATGGGATGGACTTTAGAAGAATTAAAAAAACCTCAAATTATGATTGAAAGTACTTATGGGGATAGTCATCCAGGTAGTGCTCATCTTAACATTCTAATAAAAGAAGCTGAAAGGGCTGTAAAATCTTTTGGGGGAAAAGCTGCAAAATATTTTGTAACAGATATATGTGATGGTCAGGCTCAAGGGCATGATGGAATGAACTATTCACTTGCTTCAAGAGAATTTATAACAGATATGATAGAAATACAAGCTATGGCAACACCATTTGATGCGGGGATATTTATAGCGAGTTGTGATAAAGGATTACCAGGAAATTTAATTGCACTAGCAAGATTAAACATACCATCAATAGTGGTTACAGGAGGAATAATGGCAGCAGGTCCTAATATGCTTACTCTTGAACAACTTGGAGCTTATAGTGCAAAATTTGAAAGAGGAGAAATTTCAAAAAAAGAATTTTCTTTTGCTAAAGAAAATGCCTGTCCTTCATGTGGGGCTTGTTCATTTATGGGAACAGCATCTACAATGCAGATAATTTCAGAAGCTCTTGGCTTATCCCTTCCAGGAACAGCACTTCTTCCAGTAACATCACTTGATTTATTAAAAAATTCTTATGAGGCTGGAAAAAGAGCAGTTGAACTCATAAAAGAGAAATTACTTCCTGCTGATATTCTTACAGAAGAGGCTTTTGAGAACGCAATAATGGTTCATGCAGCAATTGCAGGTTCTTCAAATGCACTTTTACATATTCCTGCTATTGCTCATGAAATAGGAATAAAGTTAAGTGCTGAAAAATTTGATGAAATCCACAGAAAAGTACCTTATATTTTAAATATCAGACCAAGTGGATTTTATCCAGGTGAATATTTTTATTATGCAGGGGGAGTTCCTAGAATAATGGAAGAAATAAAAGAGTTTCTACATTTAGATGTAATAACAGTAACAGGAAAAACTCTTAGAGAAAATCTTAAAAAATTGAAAGAAAATGGATATTATGAAAAATGTTATTTAGAACTTGAAAAGCATAATATCAAAAAGGATGATATTATAAAAACAATAAATAATCCTATCCAAAAACAAGGTTCAATAGCAATTTTAAAAGGAAATTTAGCTCCAGAAGGTGCTGTTATAAAACATTCAGCTGTACCTAAGGAAATGCAGGATACAGTGCTTAAAGCTAAACCATTTAATAGTGAAGAGGAAGCTATAAATGCAATTCTTAAAGGAAATATTAATCCAGGAGATGCAGTCATTATAAGATATGAAGGACCTAAAGGAAGTGGAATGCCTGAGATGTTCTATACAACAGAAGCAATAGCATCAGACCCAAGAATATCCGCTTCAATAGCTCTTATTACAGATGGAAGATTTTCAGGAGCTACTCGTGGTCCTGCAATAGGGCATGTTTCACCTGAAGCCTATGAAGGAGGACCTATAGCTTTTATAGAAGAAGGGGATTTAATAAAAATTAATGTTAAAGATAGAGAACTTAGTATTATTGGCATAAAAGGAAAAGAAATTTCACTTGAAGAGATAAAAAAAACTCTTATGGAGAGAAAAATAAATTGGAAAAAACCAAAGCCTAAATTTAAAAAGGGACCTTTAGCAATTTATACCAGATTTGCTGTTTCACCTATGAAAGGTGGATATATAGATGTAACAGATATTAAATAA